The Zhihengliuella sp. ISTPL4 genomic interval GGTGACCCGGCCCTCGCGGTCCGTGCCGATCACGGCCTGGGCGGTGATCGAGGCCCACAGACCCTCGAACGAATCGAGGAGCGCGCGGTACTCGTGCTCCTTCTGCCGAAGTTGCACGATCATCGACACATTGTCGGACAGCGCTTTGGTCCGCTCCGTGACCAGCTCCTCCGCCTGCTGCACCCGCAGGCGCTGTTGTCGGGACAGCTCATTCACCACCGCGGCCACCGCCGCGAACACGAGCGGCCCCACGACGCCGCGGAGCCACACCACCGCGTTCGTCGGCGGTTCGACGACGTACGGCATCAGCAGCGCGATCGAGCTCAGTCCACCGACGACGAAGACCCAGCGGATGCCCGGCGCGGCCGCGATCCAGATGACGGGGAGCAGCACGAGCGATCCGAAGAGCGAGGCCGCGCCTCCCGTCCCGGCTCGGAAGAGGCCGAGGCCCACGATGTCGACCATCGGGACGAGGAGTACGACCCACCCCTCACGGATGTGCAGCGCGCTCAGGACCCCGGCGTGCAGCGTGGCGACGAGGATGACCGCGAGACCGATGAGCGCGACCGCGACGTCGGTGAACGGCAAACCGGGGATGGCCCACGTCATCACTCCCGCGAGGGCAGCGGCCACGAGCGTCGGCGTCTGCTTGACGATCGGGCTCGGGTTGTCCACGACCCGGTACCAGCGGTTCTCGGCGCGCTCCAGCGGTGTGGCCCTCATCGCGGCACCCGCTCCACGACCCGATGCAGGTCCGCTCCGGTGATCGGCTTCGGCAGCGCGGCATCGGCCGTCGGATATTCCGCGACGTCCAGCACCGAGCTGACGATGACGAAGCAGTCGGGGTAGCGCTCGTGGACGAGCCGGCAGCAGGCCTGCCCGGAGATTCCGGGCAG includes:
- a CDS encoding response regulator, with translation MTGRPLALVVEDAPDQATLLGRYLDREGFDVFVAPDAESAIAAFPDIDPKVAVLDLLLPGISGQACCRLVHERYPDCFVIVSSVLDVAEYPTADAALPKPITGADLHRVVERVPR